From Anopheles coluzzii chromosome 3, AcolN3, whole genome shotgun sequence, the proteins below share one genomic window:
- the LOC120957799 gene encoding 60S ribosomal protein L13a: MVRTKKPILIDGRGHLLGRLASVVAKQILSGNSVVVVRCEGLQLSGHFFRNKIKFLAYLRKRCNVNPARGPFHFRAPSRMLWKAIRGMVPHKTKRGANALRRLKVYEGIPPPYDKMKRVCVPIALRQLCLRPDRKYCTVDRVAHEVGWKYRDVVNNLEAKRKIKARIAYMHKKKLKKITWSARAVVAKRIESQNAVLKQYGYLTSEFEKKYSKPVVNAVPPKLGKRKRKELYVAAKAARKEAKYAARAAAKAKKATTATKAPAKAKAKA, translated from the exons ATGGTACGCACGAAGAAG CCAATTTTAATTGACGGACGTGGACACTTGCTTGGTCGACTGGCCTCGGTCGTCGCCAAGCAGATCCTGTCTGGTAACTCGGTGGTCGTGGTGCGCTGCGAGGGCCTTCAGCTGTCGGGCCATTTCTTCCGCAACAAGATCAAGTTTTTGGCCTACCTGCGGAAAAGATGTAACGTCAACCCGGCACGCGGTCCATTCCATTTCCGCGCTCCGAGCCGTATGTTGTGGAAGGCCATCCGTG GAATGGTCCCCCACAAGACCAAGCGCGGTGCGAATGCGCTCCGTCGCTTGAAGGTGTATGAGGGCATTCCTCCGCCATATGACAAGATGAAGCGAGTGTGCGTTCCGATCGCCCTGCGTCAGCTGTGCCTGCGCCCAGACCGAAAG TACTGTACGGTCGATCGCGTTGCTCATGAAGTCGGCTGGAAGTACCGAGACGTCGTGAACAACCTGGAAGCCAAGCGCAAGATCAAGGCTCGCATTGCTTACATGCACAAGAAGAAGCTGAAG AAAATCACATGGAGTGCTCGTGCCGTTGTGGCCAAGAGGATTGAGTCGCAGAATGCTGTATTGAAGCAGTATGGTTATCTCACATCGGAATTCGAGAAGAAGTACAGCAAACCAGTGGTGAACGCCGTTCCGCCGAAGCTTGGCAAGCGCAAGCGCAAGGAACTATACGTTGCCGCCAAGGCCGCCCGTAAGGAAGCGAAATACGCAGCCAGGGCTGCAGCCAAGGCGAAAAAGGCAACCACGGCCACCAAGGCTCCGGCAAAGGCGAAGGCAAAGGCTTAA
- the LOC120958900 gene encoding uncharacterized protein LOC120958900: MKSRWNAVVTIILIVQFQAIVIHTKAIIDQKAEETHNINIPEPVQKRVGYDYPAPEAPIAFDEHQHHIAEPLPLLQHETLLEHEHEDHHHHYEDHHHHEDHHDPGYWKKKLIWKEGWKKIWKPGKKQIWKPDWKKIWKPIWVPTEIPIWKDIQIPAWKQIWKPVWNEIQVPAWKEIQVPDWKKIWKPIWVPIKVPAWKEIQVPAWKQIWKPVWKEIQVPDWKEVHVPAWKQYWYPEWIKVGVPGEKYLGKDHDGWEYTSHDLWKKKLVWKSGWKKIWKTEQKQIWRTEKKLEWKAAWKQIWHPAKKQVWVEDKKLGWKEAWKQIWRTEKKQIWVPEKKLAWKAAWVQIWKPSKKLVWVPDKKLEWKEAWKQIWVPDWKEIWLPAWKKIWKPVWISEWFPSPDHHDHHHHEEVEHGWDRKDGSNPKILFKRSEVGTAQSKAVEDQLPAVSANITPAVVKTDSTEHKSDFRFPS; encoded by the exons ATGAAATCCCGATGGAACGCAGTG GTGACTATCATCCTGATAGTTCAGTTCCAGGCTATCGTTATCCACACGAAAGCCATTATCGATCAGAAGGCGGAAGAAACCCACAACATTAACATACCAGAACCAGTGCAAAAGCGTGTCGGCTATGATTACCCAGCCCCGGAGGCACCTATAGCGTTTGATGAGCATCAACACCACATTGCTGAACCATTGCCATTGTTGCAACATGAAACATTGCTCGAACACGAACACGAagaccaccatcaccactatgaagatcaccatcatcatgaaGATCACCATGATCCAGGCTACTGGAAAAAGAAACTGATCTGGAAAGAGGGTTGGAAAAAGATATGGAAACCgggcaaaaaacaaatttggaAACCGGATTGGAAAAAGATTTGGAAACCAATCTGGGTACCGACGGAAATCCCTATATGGAAGGATATTCAGATTCCCGCTTGGAAGCAGATCTGGAAACCGGTGTGGAACGAGATACAAGTCCCGGCGTGGAAGGAAATACAAGTGCCGGATTGGAAAAAAATTTGGAAACCTATCTGGGTGCCGATAAAAGTTCCCGCCTGGAAGGAAATTCAAGTACCCGCATGGAAACAGATTTGGAAGCCAGTATGGAAGGAAATACAGGTACCAGACTGGAAGGAAGTACATGTCCCCGCGTGGAAACAGTACTGGTACCCAGAATGGATAAAAGTTGGCGTTCCGGGTGAAAAATATCTCGGTAAAGATCACGATGGCTGGGAATACACCAGCCACGATCTGTGGAAGAAGAAGCTTGTGTGGAAATCTGGATGGAAGAAGATTTGGAAAACCGAACAGAAGCAAATCTGGAGAACCGAGAAAAAATTGGAATGGAAGGCGGCCTGGAAGCAGATTTGGCATCCGGCCAAAAAACAGGTATGGGTAGAGGACAAAAAGCTTGGTTGGAAGGAAGCTTGGAAACAAATCTGGCGAACGGAAAAGAAGCAAATTTGGGTACCGGAGAAAAAGCTCGCCTGGAAGGCCGCCTGGGTGCAAATTTGGAAGCCTAGCAAAAAGCTAGTTTGGGTGCCGGATAAGAAACTGGAATGGAAGGAAGCATGGAAACAAATATGGGTACCAGATTGGAAGGAAATTTGGTTGCCTGCCTGGAAAAAGATCTGGAAACCGGTATGGATATCGGAATGGTTCCCCTCGCCCGATCATCatgaccatcatcatcacgaaGAAGTTGAGCACGGTTGGGACCGAAAGGATGGATCAAATCCTAAGATTTTATTCAAACGCAGTGAAGTAGGGACCGCCCAATCGAAGGCTGTAGAAGATCAGCTACCAGCAGTGTCCGCAAATATTACTCCAGCGGTCGTGAAGACGGACAGCACAGAGCACAAATCTGATTTTCGGTTTCCTTCTTAA
- the LOC120957253 gene encoding uncharacterized protein LOC120957253, whose translation MASMTECEEELACLTRETVMEQDQLESTLLWFLSQNFLKSTITKFVSVGDVALLKTMDSDSLASMDNLLMADALAPWKVSNSENLLKVRNQVSTNAMELNRLYAQMRSGHLDTELDKCRTQIRELRSKKHSMQYDLNAKQQRVNTEELEMSGLVDVLKEILRDTETTIQCHEQELEKVENSFNDNYDSPLFSQL comes from the exons ATGGCTTCCATGACTGAATGTGAGGAAGAGCTTGCGTGTTTG ACACGAGAAACAGTGATGGAACAGGATCAATTAGAAAGCACTTTATTATGGTTTCTATCGCAGAACTTTCTCAAGTCCACAATAACAAAATTTGTTTCGGTTG GAGATGTTGCGCTCCTGAAGACGATGGATTCTGATTCGTTAGCATCGATGGACAATTTACTGATGGCAGACGCTTTGGCACCATGGAAGGTGAGCAATTCGGAAAATTTGTTAAAAGTACGTAATCAAGTTTCGACCAACGCCATGGAACTGAATAGATTGTACGCTCAGATG cgATCTGGCCATCTTGATACGGAGTTGGATAAATGTCGCACTCAAATTCGTGAATTGCGTTCGAAAAAACATTCCATGCAATATGATTTGAATGCTAAACAACAGCGGGTGAACACAGAAGAACTAGAAATGTCTGGCTTGGTAGACGTTTTGAAGGAGATTTTACGAGACACTGA AACTACTATTCAGTGTCACGAACAAGAGCTAGAAAAGGTGGAAAATAGTTTTAATGATAACTATGATTCTCCGTTGTTTAGTCAATTAT AA